The Archangium primigenium genomic interval GAGTTCCGGGAGGATCTCTACTACCGGCTCAACGTGGTGAACGTGCGCGTGCCTCCCCTGCGGGAGCGCTCGGGCGACATCCCGCTACTGGCCCATAGCTTCCTGTCGCGCTTCAACCGGGAACTCAACCGGGAGCCGCCCGTGCTCGGCCTGGGGCCCGGCACCGAGGCGCTGCTGTGCGCCTACGCCTGGCCGGGCAACGTGCGCGAGCTGGAGAACGCCATGGAGCGCGCGGTCCTCCTGGCGGATGGGGAGTGGATTTCCCCGCAGAACCTGCCCGAGCGCCTGGGCTTCTCCTCGGGCGGCGCCTCGGTTCCCTCCGTCCCCCGGTCCCCGGTGGCGCCGTCCGCCGCGGACGCCGACCTGTCCCTCAAGCGGGCGATCCGCGACCTGGAGGAGTCCTACATCCGCGCGGCCCTGCGGCGCACGCGGGGCAACCGCACCCGTGCCGCCGAGGTGCTGGAGATCAGCCACCGCGCCCTCCTGTACAAGCTCAAGGAGTACGGAATCGACGCGGACGCCGAGGGAGAACACGGCTGACGGCCCGCTCCACGACAGGGGAGGCGGGCCTGCCGGGGGATTTGACGAAACACGCCGGAGGCCGGAAAATCGGCCCTTGGAGAGCGGTGAGGTATTCGCCGCGAGATTTCCGGGGTCAGAGCGGCCGCCTGCTGAGCGGGCTGTCGTGAAGCACTTTTTAGGAGGGCTTGCCAGCCGATGCTACCCTGGCGGCCTCTCCACGGAGCGACGACTGTATGGCGAAGGGTAAGCTGGCTCTCGGTCTTGATATCGGATCGACCTCGGTGAAGATGATTCTGCTCAAGGAGCAGCGCAAGCGGGGTCAGGTGAACTACGCGCTGCAGAGCTTCGGAATGAAGCCGCTGCCGCCCGAGGCCATCGTGGACGGCGCGCTGATGAACTCCACCGCCATCGTCCAGGCGCTGCAGGAGTTGCTCACCGAGCTGAAGATCAAGGGCAAGGACGTCGCCATCGGCGTGTCGGGCCACTCGGTCATCATCAAGAAGATTCAGATGCCCCGCATGAGCCAGGCCGAGCTCGAGGAGAGCATCCAGTGGGAGGCGGAGCAGTACATCCCCTTCGACGTCAAGGACGTGAACATCGACACGCAGATCCTCGACGCGGGGGGCAACGACGCCACCGGTCAGATGGACGTGCTGCTCGTGGCGGCCAAGAAGGACATGATCAACGACTACACCACCGTGGTCTCCGAGTCGGGGCTGCAGCCGGTGGTGGTGGACGTGGACGCCTTCGCGGTCCAGAACATGTTCGCCGCCAACTACGATGTCCCCGAGAAGGAGACCGTGGTGCTCATCAACGCGGGCGCCTCGGTGGTGAACATCAACATCATCGCCAACGGCATCACGGTGTTCACCCGTGACGTCACCATCGGTGGCAACCAGTTCACCGAGGAGATCCAGAAGCAGCTCAACGTCTCCTACGAGGAGGCCGAGACGCTCAAGATCGGCGGCACCAGCAGCGACGCGGACGCGGTCGTTCCGCAGGAAGTGGAGCGGGTGCTGTTGAGCGTGGCCGAGCAGGTGGCCGGAGAAATCCAGCGCTCGCTGGACTTCTACGCGGGCACCGCCGTGGAAGCCAACTTCACCAAGGTCTACCTGTCGGGCGGAACGGCGAAGATTCCCGCGCTGTTCAAGACCATCGAGTCGCGCGTGGGGGTGCCGGTGGAGATCCTCAACCCCTTCCGCAAGATCGACGTGGACAACCGCAAGTTCGATCCCGCCTTCATCATGGAGGTGGCGCCCATGGCGGCGGTGGCGGTGGGTCTGGCGCTTCGGCGACCGGGTGACAAGGTCGGCTGATCCCTCTTCCTCTCCTTTTTGATGAAGGACTGATTCAACATGATGATTCGCATCAATCTGTTGCCCATCCGCAAGAAGGTGCAGCAGGAGGCGGGCCGGCAGATCCTCGCGCTGTTCGCGGTGGTGCTGCTGGTTGCCGCGGGTGGCAACATCTACTGGTTCATGGAGCAGGACGGTATCGTGCAGGGGCAGCGCGAGGGCATCCGCGCGACCAAGGCCCGCATCACCGAGCTCGACAAGACCATTGGCGAGGTGAAGAACATCAACACCCGCAAGGCCGAGGTCGAGAAGAAGCTCGCGGTGCTCGATGAATTGCGCCGGGGCCGCTCGGGTCCGGTGCGCATGCTCGACGCGCTCTCCAGCTCCATGCCGAAGAAGGCGTGGCTCAACAGCTTCAACGAGGAGCGGGGCAGCGTGAAGCTGGCGGGCTCCGCGGTGAGCCACGACGACGTGGCCGAGCTGATGCGCAACCTGCACGGCATGGTGTGGACGCCCAAGGGCATCGGCCGGATGGTGGAGCAGCGCCGCGAGGCCAAGACGACCCGCGTCGAGCTGCTCGCGGCCGAGGTCTCCATCGAGGAGTTCCCGGTGAGCGACATCAAGCCCTTCTTCTCCAACGTGGACCTGCGCAGCACCCAGCAGAAGGGCCAGGCCACCAAGCCGGGCGAGGTTCCCACGGTGGACTTCGACATCACCCTCTCTTCCAACTACGCCATCTGAGGACTCGCCACGATGGACAAGCATCTCGATAGAATCGTCAAGGCGCCTCCCGCGGTGAAGTTCGGCGGCCTGGCCGCGGTGGTGGTCCTCATGACCGTCGCCAACTACTTCCTCGTCATCGAGCCGCTGGAAGTCACCAGCCAGGGCCTCCGGGGTGATCAGCGCAAGCTCGACCTGGAGCTGGCCGAGAAGAGCGAGATCGCGCAGAACCTCAACGAGCGTCGGCGCGAGATGGACGTGCTCGAGCAGAAGCTCGCCGAGGCGCTCACCGAGCTGCCCGAGAACAAGGACGTCGAGGAGCTGCTCGCTCAGCTCAACGACATTGGCAAGAAGTCCGGGCTGGAGATCGCCCGCGTGGAGCCGGGCCCCGAGTCGGTGGGCGGTGGCGACTTCTTCGCGCGCATCCCCATCAAGATGTCCGTGAGCGGCAACTACCAGGAGATCGCCATGTTCCTCCAGGAGGTGTCGACCATGCGGCGCATCGTGAACGTCAACAACATCAAGCTCGATGGCGCCAAGATGAAGAACGAGAAGGTGGTGCTCACCAGTTCGTTCCTCGCCACGACGTTCCGCTTCGTCAACACGGCCAATGCGGCCGCGAAGCCAGCTCAAACCAAGAACAAGAAGTAGCCGCACGAAATCTTGATCGGTCCTGGAAATGCGGCGACAAAGGGTCCTGAGGATGAAGACGATCCACTCCATGCTGTTGTCGGGGGCTCTGGCCCTCTCACTCGCGGGTTGCGGCGAGGCGGAGGCTCCCAAGCCGACGCCGGCGCCCAAGCCCGCCGCTCAGGCGGAGGCGCCCAAGCCCAAGCCGGTGGAGACGACGGTCGCGACCGGCTACGTCTACAGCTACAACCCGGTGGGCAAGCGTGATCCGTTCCGCAGCCCGTTGGAAGACATCGTCGACCGCGCGCCCGTGGCCGGCTCGGGGCCCGCGTGCAGCGAGCCCCTGTGCCAGTGGGACATCGACCAGCTCAAGCTGGTGGCGGTGGTGACGGGTGATGCCAACCCCATGGCCATGGTGGAAGATCCCATCGGTCGGGGTCACGTGGTACGCCGCAACACGCGAATGGGTCGCCAGGGTGGAAAGGTGACGCAAATCCTCCGGGACGAGGTCACGGTGACCGAGACCATCACCACGGATTCGCGGGTGCTCTACAACTCGGTGAAGCTGGGTCTCAAGCAGGATTCCAAGATGGATCCGGCCTACAACCTGATGACGGGCAAGAACTGGGAGCAGTAGCGGCCCGGTGTCTTGGAGCCGAGCAGGTTCGGCGCCCATGGCACAGTGCAACTTGTTGAGGGGAAGCATGCTCGAGGAGAGCGTTGTGACGAGGGGCAAGTTGATGAGCGTGGTGGCGGCCCTGGTGGCCGTCACCTTGAGCGTCGGGGCCGAGGCCGCCGAACTCAACACGCTGAAGGATCTCAAGGTCGTCCAGACGGCGGCGGGAGCCCAGGTGGTGGTATCAGGCACCCGGGCTCCCACCTTCACCGTCTTCCGGTTGAGCGGTCCGGAGCGACTGGTGGTGGACCTCTCGTCGGCTGACGCCACGGGCATCAAGGGTCACCACAATGGACAGGGCCCGGTGGCTGGTGTCGTGGCCATGCAGTTCTCGGACGAGCGCGCGAGCGTCGGCCGATTGCTGGTGGCCCTGCAGCAGACGGCCCAGTACGACGTGCGCGCGGACGGCAACCGGGTCATCATCTCGGTGGACGGCGTCCAGGCGCCCGCGGCCGTGGCCGCGGTGACGGAGCCCAAGGCGCCCGAGGCGCCGGCCCCCGCCGAGGCGAAGCCCGTGCCGGCCGCCCCCGTGGTGGCCAAGGCCGAGCCCGCCGTGACCAAGGAGCCCTCGCCGCGCCCCGTGGCGGAGAAGGCCCCCGCGCTGCCCGAGAACGTGGTGGCCGCAGAGGTGGACGATCGGGAGGTCGCGCACCCGGCACGCCGCATCACGGGCATGGCCTTCCAGCGGGACACCCTGGACATCCGCACGGACGGAGAGGTCGCCCGCTACGAGGTGCTGGAGCTGGCGGATCCCCCGCGGCTGGCCGTGGACGTGTATGGCGTGGGCCTGTCGGCCAAGGCGCCGCGCGTGCAGTCCGGTCCGGTGAAGGACCTGCGGGTGGGTGCCCACTCCGACAAGGTCCGCCTCGTGCTGGACGTGCGCGATTCCATGCCCACCTATCAGGTGAAGCGCTCGGGTCGCGGCCTGGCCGTGGTGTTCGGCGGCGCGGTGGCCACCCAGAAGGACGCGCCGGCGAGCGCGCCCGAGAAGGCCGTGGCCGAGACCGAGCCCCTGCGCGCCGCTCCGGTGGACGCGAAGCTGGCCCTGGTGGACGTGAAGGACCTCTCCTTCGACGACAACGAGGCCGGTGGCCGGGTGGACATCAAGCTGTCGGGCGCGGCGGCGTGGAAGGTCGAGCGCCCGGATCCCCGCAGCGCGGTGCTGACGCTGGAGAACGCGCGGCTGCCCAAGCGGCTCGAGCGCAGCCTGGACACGAGTGACCTGAACACGTCGGTGAAGATGGTGAGCGCGTTCGCGGTGCCCGGCGCGGGCAACCGGGTGCGGGTGGTGGTGGCCGCCGATGGCGCCATCGACGAGAGCGTGAGCCAGTTGGCTGGTGGCCTGGCCTGGCGCCTGAACGTCAAGGGCGTGAAGACGGAGCAGGTGGCCGTCACCCAGCGCACCGCCGGCTTCACCGCCGAGGCGTCGACCTACGCCGCCGAGGGCGCTCCCCAGCAGGCGCGCTACCGGGGCAAGAAGGTGTCCTTCGAGTTCAAGGACATCGACATCCAGAACATGCTCCGCGTCATCGCGGAGATCTCCAAGAAGAACATCGTGGTGGCCGACGACGTCCAGGGCAAGGTGACCATCCGCCTGCGCAATGTGCCCTGGGATCAGGCGCTGGACCTCGTGCTGCGCAGCAAGTCGCTCGGCAAGGAGGAGATCGGCAACATCCTGCGCATCGCTCCGCTCAAGACGCTCGAGGATGAGGCCCGCGCCCGTCTGGAGGCCAAGAAGCTGGCCATCGTCCAGGAGGAGCTGGTGGTGAACCTGGTGGCGGTCAACTACGCCATCGCCAACGACATGGCCGCGCGGGTCAAGGACGTGCTGAGCGAGCGGGGCTCGGTGACCGTGGATACGCGCACCAACGTCCTCATCGTGAAGGATGTTCGCGCCAGCATCGAGAAGGCGCGTGCCCTGGTGCGCAACCTGGAC includes:
- the pilQ gene encoding type IV pilus secretin PilQ, whose product is MLEESVVTRGKLMSVVAALVAVTLSVGAEAAELNTLKDLKVVQTAAGAQVVVSGTRAPTFTVFRLSGPERLVVDLSSADATGIKGHHNGQGPVAGVVAMQFSDERASVGRLLVALQQTAQYDVRADGNRVIISVDGVQAPAAVAAVTEPKAPEAPAPAEAKPVPAAPVVAKAEPAVTKEPSPRPVAEKAPALPENVVAAEVDDREVAHPARRITGMAFQRDTLDIRTDGEVARYEVLELADPPRLAVDVYGVGLSAKAPRVQSGPVKDLRVGAHSDKVRLVLDVRDSMPTYQVKRSGRGLAVVFGGAVATQKDAPASAPEKAVAETEPLRAAPVDAKLALVDVKDLSFDDNEAGGRVDIKLSGAAAWKVERPDPRSAVLTLENARLPKRLERSLDTSDLNTSVKMVSAFAVPGAGNRVRVVVAADGAIDESVSQLAGGLAWRLNVKGVKTEQVAVTQRTAGFTAEASTYAAEGAPQQARYRGKKVSFEFKDIDIQNMLRVIAEISKKNIVVADDVQGKVTIRLRNVPWDQALDLVLRSKSLGKEEIGNILRIAPLKTLEDEARARLEAKKLAIVQEELVVNLVAVNYAIANDMAARVKDVLSERGSVTVDTRTNVLIVKDVRASIEKARALVRNLDTQTPQVLIESRIVEANTSFTRELGVQWGGQALAAQATGNSTGLIFPSNAIATGGVSGTAPGLPQVPNFAVNLPAAAAPGTGGALSFVFGSAGGALALNLRLSAAETDGVVKTISAPKVTTLDNNTARISQGVSLPFSQVSASGANTTFIEARLSLEVTPHITQDGSILMSINAQNNQPDPSNTGANGQPAIQRKEANTQVLVKDGDTTVIGGIYVRRGSSQSASVPFLSKIPVLGLLFKNHRETDNRQELLIFITPRILNRQTIAQTL
- a CDS encoding pilus assembly protein PilP, whose protein sequence is MKTIHSMLLSGALALSLAGCGEAEAPKPTPAPKPAAQAEAPKPKPVETTVATGYVYSYNPVGKRDPFRSPLEDIVDRAPVAGSGPACSEPLCQWDIDQLKLVAVVTGDANPMAMVEDPIGRGHVVRRNTRMGRQGGKVTQILRDEVTVTETITTDSRVLYNSVKLGLKQDSKMDPAYNLMTGKNWEQ
- a CDS encoding PilN domain-containing protein, translating into MMIRINLLPIRKKVQQEAGRQILALFAVVLLVAAGGNIYWFMEQDGIVQGQREGIRATKARITELDKTIGEVKNINTRKAEVEKKLAVLDELRRGRSGPVRMLDALSSSMPKKAWLNSFNEERGSVKLAGSAVSHDDVAELMRNLHGMVWTPKGIGRMVEQRREAKTTRVELLAAEVSIEEFPVSDIKPFFSNVDLRSTQQKGQATKPGEVPTVDFDITLSSNYAI
- the pilM gene encoding type IV pilus assembly protein PilM, with protein sequence MAKGKLALGLDIGSTSVKMILLKEQRKRGQVNYALQSFGMKPLPPEAIVDGALMNSTAIVQALQELLTELKIKGKDVAIGVSGHSVIIKKIQMPRMSQAELEESIQWEAEQYIPFDVKDVNIDTQILDAGGNDATGQMDVLLVAAKKDMINDYTTVVSESGLQPVVVDVDAFAVQNMFAANYDVPEKETVVLINAGASVVNINIIANGITVFTRDVTIGGNQFTEEIQKQLNVSYEEAETLKIGGTSSDADAVVPQEVERVLLSVAEQVAGEIQRSLDFYAGTAVEANFTKVYLSGGTAKIPALFKTIESRVGVPVEILNPFRKIDVDNRKFDPAFIMEVAPMAAVAVGLALRRPGDKVG
- a CDS encoding type 4a pilus biogenesis protein PilO, giving the protein MDKHLDRIVKAPPAVKFGGLAAVVVLMTVANYFLVIEPLEVTSQGLRGDQRKLDLELAEKSEIAQNLNERRREMDVLEQKLAEALTELPENKDVEELLAQLNDIGKKSGLEIARVEPGPESVGGGDFFARIPIKMSVSGNYQEIAMFLQEVSTMRRIVNVNNIKLDGAKMKNEKVVLTSSFLATTFRFVNTANAAAKPAQTKNKK